The following coding sequences are from one Phyllostomus discolor isolate MPI-MPIP mPhyDis1 chromosome 11, mPhyDis1.pri.v3, whole genome shotgun sequence window:
- the OBI1 gene encoding ORC ubiquitin ligase 1 isoform X1, translating into MAHTVQNVTLSLTLPITCHICLGKVRQPVICINNHVFCSICIDLWLKNNSQCPACRVPITPENPCKEIIGGTSESEPMLSHTVRKHLRKTRLELLHKEYEDEIDCLQREVEELKSKNLSLESQIKTILDPLTLMQGNQNEDKIPVADNASKVDPGTVVEWKKKLRTANEIYEKVKDDVDKLKEANKKLKLENGGLVRENLRLKAEVDNRSPQKFGRFTVAALQSKVEQYERETNRLKKALERSDKYIEELESQIAQLKNSSEEKEAMNSICQRALSVDGQGSNGSEEDVPSKNPGDGARKQLGSSTSSSHLAQPSNSSARQESTSKTDLKCSKNKDLYQKQVEIMLGVTDTSMDTYLDREWGSKPSDCAPYKDELYDLPAACTPLSLSCLQLNTPENRENSMVKAGGSKKHSHHLRKLVFDDFCDSPNVCSKDSSEDDKSETEKKSECFPSPKTGFWDCCSTSYAQSLDFESSEGNTIANSVGEISSKLSEKSGSCLSKRLNSLRSFEMNRTRTSSEASMDAAYLDKISELDSMMSESDNSKSPCNNGFKSLDLDGLSKSSQGSEFLEEPDKLEERTKPNLSKGSLTTDQLENGNEWKPSSFFLLSPPDQEMSEDFSLHPSSNSGTNEIKPPSCLFQTEFSQGVLLSGSHQLFEDQSFGSSLFKMSSEMHGLHNHLPSPWSAAFVPEKRNKSANQSTKRKIQSSLSNASPSKATKS; encoded by the exons ATGGCTCACACCGTGCAGAACGTTACATTGTCGCTCACTCTGCCCATCACGTGCCACATTTGCTTGGGGAAG gtacgCCAGCCTGTCATATGCATCAACAACCATGTATTTTGTTCAATTTGTATCGATTTGTGGTTGAAGAATAACAGCCAGTGTCCAGCTTGTAGAGTCCCCATCACTCCTGAAAATCCTTGCAAAGAGATTATTG GAGGCACGAGTGAAAGCGAACCTATGCTAAGCCACACAGTACGGAAGCACCTTCGGAAAACTCGACTTGAGTTACTCCACAAAGAATATgag GATGAAATAGATTGTCTGCAGAGAGAGGTGGAAGAGCTTAAGAGTAAAAATCTCAGCTTGGAGTCACAGATCAAGACTATTCTAGATCCTTTAACCTTGATGCAGGGCAACCAAAACGAAGACAAAATTCCAGTTGCAGATAATGCAAGTAAAGTTGACCCAGGAACTGTAGTGGAGTggaagaaaaaactaagaacagCGAATGAAATCTATGAAAAAGTGAAAGATGATGTGGATAAGTTAAAGGAG gcaaataaaaaactgaaattgGAAAATGGTGGCCTGGTGAGGGAGAATTTACGACTGAAGGCCGAAGTTGATAACAGATCACCCCAGAA GTTTGGGAGGTTTACAGTAGCTGCTCTTCAATCCAAAGTAGAGCAGTACGAACGTGAAACCAATCGCCTCAAGAAAGCCCTGGAACGGAGTGATAAGTATATAGAGGAACTAGAATCTCAAATTGCACAGCTAAAAAATTCAAGCGAAGAGAAGGAAGCTATGAACTCCATTTGCCAGAGAGCACTTTCTGTGGATGGCCAGGGGAGCAACGGCAGCGAGGAGGATGTGCCGTCCAAGAATCCAGGTGACGGTGCCAGAAAGCAGCTTGGCTCGTCCACCTCGAGTTCTCACCTGGCACAGCCTTCTAACAGCTCTGCCCGGCAGGAAAGCACCAGCAAAACTGACCTGAAATGTTCTAAGAACAAGGACCTATATCAAAAGCAGGTGGAAATAATGTTAGGTGTGACAGACACAAGCATGGATACTTACTTGGACAGAGAGTGGGGCAGTAAGCCCAGTGACTGTGCCCCCTACAAAGATGAACTTTATGACCTTCCGGCTGCTTGTACTCCTTTGTCCCTGAGTTGCCTTCAGCTCAATACCCCAGAAAATAGAGAGAACTCCATGGTCAAAGCAGGAGGTTCCAAAAAGCACTCACACCATCTCAGAAAATTGGTGTTTGATGACTTTTGTGATTCTCCAAATGTCTGCAGTAAAGATTCTTCAGAAGACGATAAAAGTGAGACTGAAAAGAAATCAGAATGTTTTCCTTCCCCGAAGACAGGGTTCTGGGATTGTTGTTCCACAAGCTACGCCCAGAGCTTGGATTTTGAAAGCTCCGAGGGGAACACAATTGCGAATTCTGTTGGAGAAATTTCTTCAAAACTGAGTGAGAAATCAGGCTCATGTTTATCCAAGAGGCTGAATTCTCTTCGCTCTTTCGAAATGAATCGGACAAGAACATCGAGCGAAGCCTCCATGGACGCGGCTTACCTTGACAAAATCTCCGAGCTGGACTCAATGATGTCTGAGTCGGACAACAGCAAGAGCCCGTGTAATAACGGCTTTAAGTCGCTGGATTTGGACGGGTTGTCAAAGTCCTCCCAAGGCAGTGAATTCCTTGAGGAACCAGATAAGCTGGAAGAAAGAACTAAGCCAAACCTTTCCAAAGGTTCTCTAACTACTGATCAGttagaaaatggaaatgagtGGAAaccctcttcttttttcctcctctctccgcCTGACCAGGAGATGAGCGAAGATTTTTCACTCCATCCCAGTTCTAACTCAGGAACTAATGAAATCAAACCCCCAAGCTGTTTGTTTCAGACTGAGTTTTCCCAAGGTGTCCTGCTGAGCGGGTCACATCAGCTGTTTGAAGATCAGAGCTTTGGGTCCTCTTTGTTTAAGATGTCCTCAGAGATGCATGGTCTCCACAACCACCTGCCGTCTCCTTGGTCTGCTGCTTTTGTGcctgagaagagaaataaaagtgcgAACCAGTCAACAAAGAGGAAAATCCAGAGCAGCCTCTCTAATGCCAGCCCATCCAAAGCAACTAAAAGTTGA
- the OBI1 gene encoding ORC ubiquitin ligase 1 isoform X2, translated as MLSHTVRKHLRKTRLELLHKEYEDEIDCLQREVEELKSKNLSLESQIKTILDPLTLMQGNQNEDKIPVADNASKVDPGTVVEWKKKLRTANEIYEKVKDDVDKLKEANKKLKLENGGLVRENLRLKAEVDNRSPQKFGRFTVAALQSKVEQYERETNRLKKALERSDKYIEELESQIAQLKNSSEEKEAMNSICQRALSVDGQGSNGSEEDVPSKNPGDGARKQLGSSTSSSHLAQPSNSSARQESTSKTDLKCSKNKDLYQKQVEIMLGVTDTSMDTYLDREWGSKPSDCAPYKDELYDLPAACTPLSLSCLQLNTPENRENSMVKAGGSKKHSHHLRKLVFDDFCDSPNVCSKDSSEDDKSETEKKSECFPSPKTGFWDCCSTSYAQSLDFESSEGNTIANSVGEISSKLSEKSGSCLSKRLNSLRSFEMNRTRTSSEASMDAAYLDKISELDSMMSESDNSKSPCNNGFKSLDLDGLSKSSQGSEFLEEPDKLEERTKPNLSKGSLTTDQLENGNEWKPSSFFLLSPPDQEMSEDFSLHPSSNSGTNEIKPPSCLFQTEFSQGVLLSGSHQLFEDQSFGSSLFKMSSEMHGLHNHLPSPWSAAFVPEKRNKSANQSTKRKIQSSLSNASPSKATKS; from the exons ATGCTAAGCCACACAGTACGGAAGCACCTTCGGAAAACTCGACTTGAGTTACTCCACAAAGAATATgag GATGAAATAGATTGTCTGCAGAGAGAGGTGGAAGAGCTTAAGAGTAAAAATCTCAGCTTGGAGTCACAGATCAAGACTATTCTAGATCCTTTAACCTTGATGCAGGGCAACCAAAACGAAGACAAAATTCCAGTTGCAGATAATGCAAGTAAAGTTGACCCAGGAACTGTAGTGGAGTggaagaaaaaactaagaacagCGAATGAAATCTATGAAAAAGTGAAAGATGATGTGGATAAGTTAAAGGAG gcaaataaaaaactgaaattgGAAAATGGTGGCCTGGTGAGGGAGAATTTACGACTGAAGGCCGAAGTTGATAACAGATCACCCCAGAA GTTTGGGAGGTTTACAGTAGCTGCTCTTCAATCCAAAGTAGAGCAGTACGAACGTGAAACCAATCGCCTCAAGAAAGCCCTGGAACGGAGTGATAAGTATATAGAGGAACTAGAATCTCAAATTGCACAGCTAAAAAATTCAAGCGAAGAGAAGGAAGCTATGAACTCCATTTGCCAGAGAGCACTTTCTGTGGATGGCCAGGGGAGCAACGGCAGCGAGGAGGATGTGCCGTCCAAGAATCCAGGTGACGGTGCCAGAAAGCAGCTTGGCTCGTCCACCTCGAGTTCTCACCTGGCACAGCCTTCTAACAGCTCTGCCCGGCAGGAAAGCACCAGCAAAACTGACCTGAAATGTTCTAAGAACAAGGACCTATATCAAAAGCAGGTGGAAATAATGTTAGGTGTGACAGACACAAGCATGGATACTTACTTGGACAGAGAGTGGGGCAGTAAGCCCAGTGACTGTGCCCCCTACAAAGATGAACTTTATGACCTTCCGGCTGCTTGTACTCCTTTGTCCCTGAGTTGCCTTCAGCTCAATACCCCAGAAAATAGAGAGAACTCCATGGTCAAAGCAGGAGGTTCCAAAAAGCACTCACACCATCTCAGAAAATTGGTGTTTGATGACTTTTGTGATTCTCCAAATGTCTGCAGTAAAGATTCTTCAGAAGACGATAAAAGTGAGACTGAAAAGAAATCAGAATGTTTTCCTTCCCCGAAGACAGGGTTCTGGGATTGTTGTTCCACAAGCTACGCCCAGAGCTTGGATTTTGAAAGCTCCGAGGGGAACACAATTGCGAATTCTGTTGGAGAAATTTCTTCAAAACTGAGTGAGAAATCAGGCTCATGTTTATCCAAGAGGCTGAATTCTCTTCGCTCTTTCGAAATGAATCGGACAAGAACATCGAGCGAAGCCTCCATGGACGCGGCTTACCTTGACAAAATCTCCGAGCTGGACTCAATGATGTCTGAGTCGGACAACAGCAAGAGCCCGTGTAATAACGGCTTTAAGTCGCTGGATTTGGACGGGTTGTCAAAGTCCTCCCAAGGCAGTGAATTCCTTGAGGAACCAGATAAGCTGGAAGAAAGAACTAAGCCAAACCTTTCCAAAGGTTCTCTAACTACTGATCAGttagaaaatggaaatgagtGGAAaccctcttcttttttcctcctctctccgcCTGACCAGGAGATGAGCGAAGATTTTTCACTCCATCCCAGTTCTAACTCAGGAACTAATGAAATCAAACCCCCAAGCTGTTTGTTTCAGACTGAGTTTTCCCAAGGTGTCCTGCTGAGCGGGTCACATCAGCTGTTTGAAGATCAGAGCTTTGGGTCCTCTTTGTTTAAGATGTCCTCAGAGATGCATGGTCTCCACAACCACCTGCCGTCTCCTTGGTCTGCTGCTTTTGTGcctgagaagagaaataaaagtgcgAACCAGTCAACAAAGAGGAAAATCCAGAGCAGCCTCTCTAATGCCAGCCCATCCAAAGCAACTAAAAGTTGA